The Aeromonas encheleia genomic sequence CCACTTGCAATGCCTTGACCAGCCGGTCTTCCTGCTTGAACCTGTCCTCCAGCACTGGGCCCAGCTGGTTCAGATCCTCATCGAGCAGCAGTAACTGGGCCTCGTCGGCGTTGCTGTATTTATCGTTGAATTCCAGGGCGAACTCGGTGCAGGCCCGGATGTGGGGATAGATACGCTTGGCCAGCTCCAGTTTGTCGCCGCTGGCCTGCTCGAAGGCGGTGACCACGTGGTTGTAGATCTCGAAGTGACCGGCGCTGACATAGTCGACCAGCTGCTCGCAGAAGCGCTGCAAGTCGACGTGACCGGGGAGGGATCGCTGCTTGGATCTGGCGGGCATGAGCCCGGCCAATCGCATGTACTCGACCAGCAACGCCTGCCTGGCATCCAGCCAGTCATCGATCGCCCTGTGCTTGCCTGCCAACGCGCGCTTGGTTTGTTCCAGTTCAGTTAACATAGTCCCTCCATGGGCATGGACATGCGGCGCGATGGCTGCATGCCTCCGGTCATTCTCATCGACTGACGACACCCCTATAACTAGGGAAAATACGGTTGACCGTCAATAGGAGTGTGGGGATATTGTTACATCAGATGGGGCTTCGGGTACAAGCCCTCATCACTTGCTCGCCGCTTTCTGGTCATGAATGATGATGAGAGGGCGAGATATGTGACTATTTCCGCAGATCTTGATGAAAACCCCAGCATTCAAGCCAATCCGGCTGATAAAGCCTTTGCCTGAGTGTTTTTTTTTGAATAGAGTGGCCCGGTGCTAAATGCCCGATCATAAAGGAAATGTTATGAACAAAGCTCAACTTGTCGATGCAATTGCCGCCAAAGCAGACCTGAGCAAAGCTCAGGCCAAAGTGGCTCTGGAAGAGATCATCAATGGTATTACCCAGAGTCTGAAAGAGGGCGATGCCGTTCAGTTGGTGGGTTTTGGTACCTTCAAGGTAAACCATCGCGCAGGCCGCACCGGCCGCAACCCGCAAACTGGTAAAGAGATCCAGATTGCAGCCGCCAATGTGCCGTCCTTTGTGGCAGGCAAGGCGCTGAAAGACGCCGTAAAGTAAGGGCGTAAAGTTATCGAATGAAACCCGGCTCCCGCCGGGTTTTTTCTTGCCATCGTCAGCCTAATTTGTTTCGGATACACTCAGAATATGGCATGCGCTGTAGTGAGGTGGATGATGGAACAGAAGAATGCCATTCGGCAGGTGGCCGTGCCCTGGGCACCGTCCCGCCAGCTCCCCCCCGGCCTGGTCGTGGCCGAACTGCATCAGGATATCTGGAGTGACACCCTGACCGTCATGCTGGGCCGCGCGCGCAGTATCGACCTGCCACCGCAGCCGCTCTGCCGGGTCAGTTTCCGCCACATCTTCGCCGTGCGGGTGATGGAGGATTGCGACCTGGCGGAAGGCCGGGACAGTCATACCATAGAGGAGCAGATCCAGCTGATCATCCCGTCCCGCTTCGCCAGCTGGTTCCATCAGGAATCTGATGGCCTGCATCTGGACGAGGATCTGCAGCACTATCGCATCTCGACCTGGGACTACTGCGCCGACGTGCTGACCTCGTCGCCCCCCGAGCTGCAGTTTGTGGACCTGAGCGAGTAATCAGGGCGCCGCGATCCCTATAAAACCGATATGAAAAAGCCGGAGCACCAAGTGCTCCGGCTTTTTTATGGCTCATCGGCATGAGTGTGGTGGCGGCTAGCCCAGCAGCTGATCCTTGTGCAGTCCCAGCACGAGCACCAGCCCGAGCAGGTAGAAGGCGCTGAGCTTGATGCCGAGGATGGCGAGCAGGCCGGCGCAGAGGCGGACCAGCGCCTTGTGCAGCCAGGAGCCGGTGAAGCGATACATGGCTTACTCCACCGTCAGCGGGCTGGCAAACTCGGGCACCTTGGCCATGGCATCCAGCACCACCTGGATATCGGCCCCCGGTTTGCAGGCGTTCTCGCTCAGGTGGCGACGCCAGGCGCGGGCGCCCTGCATGTTCTGGAACAGCCCCAGCATGTGACGGGTCATGTGGGAGAGGTAGTTGCCCTTGGCCAGCTCGGATACTATGTAGGGCAGCATCATCCGTACCACCTCGTGGCGGCTCGGCAGCTCACCGCCCAGGCCGAATACCTGGCTGTCCACTTGGGCTAGCAGATAGGGATTCTGATAGGCCTCACGCCCCATCATGACCCCGTCCACATGCTGCAGGTGATCCAGGGTCTGCTCCAGGCTGGTCACACCCCCGTTGAGGGCTATGGTCAGGTCGGCATAATCCTGCTTGACCCGATAGACGCGCGGGTAGTCGAGCGGCGGGATCTCGCGGTTCTCCCGCGGGCTCAGGCCGCTCAGCCAGGCCTTGCGGGCGTGGACGATGAAGGTCTCGCAGCCGGCGTCGCGCACCTGCTCGATGAAGGCTTGCAAGAATTCGTAGGAATCCTGCTCGTCGATGCCGATCCGGGTCTTGACCGTCACCGGAATGCTCACCACATCGCGCATCGCCTTGACGCAATCGGCGACCAGGGTCGGTTCACCCATCAGGCAGGCGCCGAAGCGGCCGTTCTGGACCCGATCGGACGGGCAGCCCACGTTGAGGTTGATCTCGTCATAACCGCGCTCTTCCGCCAGCTTGGCGCAGCGGGCCAGATCGGCCGGGTTGCTGCCCCCGAGCTGCAGGGCGATGGGGTGCTCCTGCTCGCTGTAACCCAGATAATCGCCCTTGCCATGGATGATGGCACCCGTGGTCACCATCTCGGTGTAGAGCAGTGTCTGGCGGGTCATCAGACGGTGGAAATAACGGCAATGCCGATCGGTCCAGTCCAGCATGGGGGCGATGGAAAAGCGCTGCGCCTGCATAAAAATCATCCGGGTTGGCAAAACAAGGGGCCGGATTCTACCACAACGTGAGACGGCCCCAGAAAATGAATTTTGTCGCCGCGCCACCTGGGGCCCTGTGATAGTATCCGGCTAATTGACAGGGTGACTGTGTGATCATGAATCAAGACCAACTTTTACAACGAGCGGAACGCCTCTGCGAGCAACGCGGGATCCGGTTTACCCCGACCCGGCGCCAGGTTCTGCGGCTGCTTGCCGCCCACGGCAACGCCATCAGCGCCTACGATCTGCTGGCCCAGCTGCAGCAGACCGAGGCCCATGCCAAGCCCCCGACCGTCTACCGGGCGCTCGACTTTCTGCTCGAGCAGGGTTTCGCCCACAAGGTCGAGTCCCTCAACGCCTTCATCTTCTGCTGCCATTTCGACCATGCCCATCCCATGCAGTTGCTGATCTGCGATCGCTGCGGGGAGGTGGTTGAGCTGCATGATCCGGCCATCGACGGCGCCTTTTCCGAGCAGGCTCACCTGCATGGTTTTACTATTACCAACAAGACCATAGAGGCTCATGGTCAATGCGCTCGCTGTTCGTCCACCGTAGGAAGTCAAGATGAAGGCTGATTTTGTAAACCCGTTCCTGCTCTCCCTGCTCAACGTGCTCTCCACCATGGCACAGCTGGAACTCAAGCCGGGCGCCCCCAAGCGCAAGACGGATGAGCTGGCACGAGGGGATGTCTCCGGTCTCATCGGCATGGTGGGTCCGCAGACCAGGGGTTCGCTCTCCATCAGCTTCGAGAAGGGGCTGGCGCTCGAGATCATGCGCCGCATGCTGGGGGAGGCACCGGCCACCCTCAATGAGGAGGTGACCGACATGGTGGGCGAGATCACCAACATGGTGACCGGCGGCGCCAAGCGCATGCTGGGGGAGAAGGGCTACGAGTTTGACATGGCGACCCCGATCATCGTCTCGGGTCCCAACCACACCATCACCCACAGGGCAGATGGTGCCAAGATCATGATGCCGTTCGATTCTGACTACGGCCGTGCCACCATCGAAATCTGCTTCGAGTAACCATCATGTGGAAAGCGCTGAAATGGAGTTTCATCGGTGGCGTCCTGCTGCTGATCCTGTCCGATATCCAGATCAACACCTCGATCTACAAGTATGAAGACAACAGCGTGCTGATCAGCTTCCCGCGCTGGCAGGCAGACAGGCCCTGGGGCACCTTCCAGTGGCATGCCGGTCGGGTGGAGCAGCATTGGTATGGGCTGGAGGGCAGACCCAAGCCGGCATCCGTGCTCTAGCTCCCTATCCAGTACCAGGGCAGCGCCCCGGCAATCACACAAAAACAGAGAGGCCAGCAGATGCTGGCCTCTCTTGTATCGGTATGACGGACGATCAGGCGGCTTCGGCGGCCAGCTTGTCGCCGGTGCGGACCAGCACGCCGAGGCCACAGGCCAGCAGGGTCGGCAGCAACCAGGCCAGGCCCTTGTCAAACAGCGGCAGGAAGGCGAACGCATCCATCTTCATGCCGGCAGCGCCGAGGCCATCCAGGCAGCCGAACAGGAAGGCGACCAGCAGCACGGAGCGGAACACCAGGCGGGGACGACCGAAGTAGCCCTTCAGGAAGGTGACCAGCACCAGCGCCACGGCAACCGGATAGATGGCAACCAGCACCGGAATGGAGAGGCTGATGAGCTGGCTCAGGCCCACGTTGGCGACCACGGCACAGATGCTCCCCAGCAGCACGACCAGCTTCTGATAGCTGATGCCGGTGAGATTGTGGAAGAAGTCGGAGCAGGCGGAGATCAGGCCCACGGCGGTGGTGAAGCAGGCCAGGGTGATGATGCCCGCCAGGATGAACTGGCCCGGCTGACCGAACAGGCTCAGCACATAGGCGTTCACGATGGCGCCGCCATTGCTGACGTCGGAGGCCACGCCGGCAGCGGTGTTACCCAGCTGGAACAGGGAGACATAGACCACGGACAGACCGATGGCGGAGATGACGCCCGCGATGGCCAGGTACTTGAACTGGCTCTGGTAGTCGTTGATGCCTTTCTTGCGCAGCAGATCGACGATCAGGGCGCCAAACATCAGGGACGCCAGGGTGTCCATGGTGTTGTAGCCTTCCAGGATCCCTTTCACCAGGGGGCTGTGCTGATAGTCGCCGGACGCGGCGGGCATGGTGCCCTGGGGTGCGACGAAGACGCCGACGGCCAGGGTCAGCAGCAGGATCATCAGCACCGGGGTCAGATACTTGCCGATGGCATCCATCAGCTTGCCCTGGTTGAGGGAGACCAGCATGGCGACCCCGAAGAAGAACAGGGTGTAGACGACCAGACCGGCCTGTCCCATGTCACCGATGAAGGGCTTGAGGCCCATCTCGTAGGCTACCAGGCCGGTACGGGGTGCGGCGAAGGCCGGGCCTATGATGATGTAGATGGCGACGGCCAGGGTGGTGGCCACACCGGCGGGCAGCAGCTTGGTCATGCCGGCCCAGCCGTTGCCGGCCTTGGCAACGGCGAGGATGGTGATGAGCGGCAGGCCCACCGCGGTAACCAGGAAGCCCAGCATGGCAAGGGAAAGGTTCTCGCCTGCCATGTAACCGGCCAGCGGCGGGAAGATGATGTTACCGGCGCCCAAATAGAAGGCAAAGGTCATGAAGCCCAATCCGAGTACGTCGGATAATGTGAGTGATTTCGTCAAGTTCAACCTCGTCTGTCTTGTAAACTATTGCTTGTTATAGTTTTTTATTGGTCGATGACCGGTGTTGTTCAGGGGTAAAAAAAAGGAGCCCCGCTGCTTTTTTCATCGCGACCAGTGGTTTGAGCTGGTCTTGAGCGGGTGCTCGTTTGCCAGTCAGCATAATGATGTGAAAAAATAGTTCAAGGCGAAATTTACATCTTCAAATAGAAGGGGTGGGTTAGTTGGATGTATCTGTCGGAATAGCCTCCAGCAGTAGAATGGATCACAATCTCACCCCGCTCACACCTGCTTAATCCTCTGCCAAGTAGCAATAAAACGCGATTTGCCGCTTTACCTGCTCTGGTGATAACAGCTGTATAACAAACGCCGTACAGATCATAATCTGCCGAGATGCATAAAATTTCATCCGCCATGGCGGTCGGCAGCACCAGCGCCACCCGCCCGTCGGCGGTCAGCAAACGAGCGCACGCCGCCAGCAGATCCCGGCTGCCGAGGGCGCCGGTGTGGCGAGCCAGCGCCCTGGCCGGATCGCTAAACGACTGACCTGCCACGAAATAGGGGGGGTTGGAGACGATGAGATCGTAGGGCGCTGCCTGATAGTCCTGAATCGCACTTTCGATGATGCCGACCCGGGTGGGCCAGGGGGAGGCCGCCACGTTCGCTCTGGCCTGGGCGACTGCATCCTTATCCAGCTCCACCCCGTCGATGTGACAGTCGGCATGGCTGCGCTGGGCCAGCATCAGCGCGATGAGGCCGCTGCCGGTGCCTATGTCCAGCACCCGACGCGCCGCGGCGATGGGCGCCCAGGCTCCCAGCAGTATGCCGTCGGTGCCGACTTTCATGGCGCAGCGATCGTGATCGATGTGAAATTGTTTGAAGGTAAAACCGCTGTTTCGTCCCATCTGACCCCCGCCATCTCTCTGCCATATCCAAAATGGTCGGCGATTATAGCGGCTAAGCCATAGTCGCCATAGGAGCCGGCGGCATAATCGCCTATAATCTGCCGTTTCCTTAATGACCGAGTATTGCCATGAGCCAGTCCTTTGATGATTTCGACCTGAATCCAGCCCTCAACCGGGCCCTGGCCGAGATGGGATTCACCCGCCCCACTACCATTCAGCAGATGGTGCTGGAGCCAGCCCTGGACGGCCGCGATATTCTGGCATCCGCTCCGACCGGTACCGGCAAGACGGCCGCCTTCCTGCTGCCCGCCATGCAACACCTGCTGGATTTCCCGCGCCGCAAGCCGGGCCCGTGCCGCATGCTGATCCTGACCCCGACCCGCGAGCTGGCGCTGCAGGTCAGTGCCCACGCCAAGGCGCTGGCGGTGCACACCCACCTCAGCATCGAGACCATCATCGGCGGTGTCAGCCACGAAGAGCAGCTGCCGGCCTTGACCAAGACCACCGACATCGTAGTGGCGACCCCGGGCCGTTTGCTGGAATACATCGACAAAGAAGAGTTCGAGAGCCACGACATCGAAGTACTGGTGTTGGATGAAGCCGATCGCATGCTGGACATGGGCTTCGTCAAGGACGTGAACCGCATCGTGGCCGAGGCGCGTTACCGCAAGCACACCATGCTGTTCTCCGCGACCCTGGAAGGGGCCGGGCTGGAGAAGTTCGCCAACGAGATCCTCAAGGAGCCGGTCGAGCTGCACGCCGAGCCCCCCCGCAGCGAGCGTCGCCCTATCACCCAGTGGGTGCACCTGGCCGACGATGCCGCCCACAAGCTGGCGCTGCTGATCCACATCCTGAAGGATCCGGAAACCCAGAAGGCCATCGTCTTCGTCAAGACCCGTGAGCGGCTGGCTGAGCTCTCCGGCCAGTTGCAGGCGGCCGGTGTCTCCTGCGCCTGGATCCGTGGCGAGATGGAGCAGAGCAAGCGCATCGAGTCGATCCGCAAGTTCCACGCCGGTGAAGTGCCCTTCCTCATCGCCACCGACGTGGCCGCCCGTGGTATCGACTTGCCCAACGTCAGCCATGTCATCAACTACGACATGCCCTACGGCACCGACGTCTATGTGCACCGCATCGGCCGCACCGGTCGAGCCGGCAACCGTGGCTGCGCCATCAGCCTGGTGGAGGCCCACGATATGGCCATGGTCTCCAAGATCGAGCGTTACACCGAAGAGCGCCTCAAGCGCCGGGTGATCGACGTGCTGCGTCCCAAGCATAAGGAAGCGCGGGTGCCGGTGAAGAAGAAGAAACCTAAGGATGGCAAGAAGAAGTCGGCCAAGAAAAAGAAGTAATACTCAATGCAAAACGGCCATCCTCGGATGGCCGTTTTGTTTGCTGCCACCGGCGCCCTGCCGGCGGGTGGAAAGACGCGCAGAAAAAAGCCGACGCATAAACGTCGGCTAACAAAAAGTGCTTACAACAGAGGATTCACGTATTCAGACCCGGGGATCCTGAACTTGGTTCCCTCATTTTGTAATTAATTTTCAGCACGCTTGAACATCAGGGTGTGCGCATCAGACTCTTCTGGCACGAAATAGTAGCCACCGGCATTGAAACCGATCAGCTGCTCCACCTCGGTCAACCTGTGCTTGATGATGTGGCGCGCCATCATGCCGCGAGCCTTCTTGGCGTAGAAGCTGATGATCTTGAATTGACCATTCTTCTCGTCCTTGAACACAGGCGTCACTATCCGGCCCTTCAGTGCCCGCGGGCGCACCGACTTGAAGTATTCGTCGGACGCCAGATTGACCAGTACCTCGCTCCCCTGTGCGGCCAGCGCCTGGTTGAGGTGTTCGGTGATGATGTCGCCCCAGAACTGATACAGATCCTTGCCGCGCTCGTTGTCGAGACGGATCCCCATCTCCAGCCGGTAGGGCATCATCAGGTCGAGCGGGCGCAGCACGCCATAGAGGCCGGACAGCATGCGCAGGTGTGCCTGGGCAAAGTCGAGGTCCGCCTCGCTGAAATCTTCCACGGCAAGACCCGTGTAGACATCCCCCTTGAAGGCCAGCAGCGCCTGGCGGGCGTTGCTCGGGGTGAAATCCGGTTGCCACTGCGCGAAGCGTGCCGCGTTCAGTCCCGCCAGCTTGTCGCTGATCTTCATCAGGCTGGCGATCTGATCCGGGGCCAGTTGCCGGGCCCGGGTGATCAGCCGGGCGGAGTGATCCAGCAACGCGGGCAGGGTGAAACGGGAAGTCACCAGCGGCGACTCGTAATCCAGCGTCTTGGCCGGGGAAACCACAATCAGCATAACTATCCTTTCTAGCGGTGACGCACGCCCCTCATTCGTCCAGGGTGACGTTGTCCAATGAACCTGCGCCCAGCTGCTCACGACCGGACAGCTTGATCAGCAGCCGCAGGTCGTTGGCGGAGTCAGCGTGGGCAAGGGCCTCACTGTAGCCAATTTGGCCGGCGCAGAACAGGGCGAACAGCGCCTGATCGAAGGTCTGCATGCCGAGCTCGCTGGATTTGGTCATCACCTCCTTGAGCCGATGCATCTCGCCCTTGCGGATGATGTCGGTGATGAGCGGGGTGTTGAGCAGGATCTCGAAGGCGGCGACCCGGCGGCTGCCATCGGTGCAGGGCAGCAGTTGCTGCGCGACGATGGCGCGCAGGTTGAAGGAGAGATCGAACAGGAACTGGCGGTGTTTCGCCTCTGGCACCAGATGGAGGATGCGATCCAGCGCCTGGTTGGCGTTGTTGGCGTGCAGGGTGGCGAGACAGAGGTGGCCCGTCTCGGCAAACTGGATGGCCAGCTCCATGGTCTCCTGGTTGCGGATCTCGCCGATGAGGATGACATCCGGCGCCTGGCGCATGGAGTTCTTGAGCGCCACATCGAAGGATTCGGTATCGATGCCGACCTCCCGCTGGGTGATCAGGCAGCGACCGTGCTGATGCACGAACTCCACCGGATCTTCCACCGTCAGTATGTGACCGTCCCCGTGCTGGTTGCGATAACCAATCATGGCCGCCTGGGTGGTGGACTTGCCGGCGCCGGTGGCACCGACAAACAGCACCAGCCCGCGCTTGGCCATGGCCACCTCCTGCAGGATGGGGGGCAGCACCAGCTCGCCGAAGCTGGGGATATGGGTCTCGATGCGGCGCAGCACCATGCCCGGCATATCCTGCTGCCAGAAGGCGCTGACCCGGAACCGTCCCAGCGCCTCGCGATGGATGGCGTAGTTCGCCTCCCGGCTATGCAGGTAGCGCTCGAAGTGCTCCGCGTCCAGGCTCTCCCTGACCAGGGCCAGCGCAGCCGGCCTGTCCAGCGGTTTATCGCCGAGCGACACCAGGCGCCCATTGACCTTGAGGGTGGGCGGGGCATCGACCGTGATGAACAGATCCGAGCCCTTTTGGGCAACCAGTTCAGCCAGCAGAACATCCATGTTCATAGTGTCTCCTTGGGGTGAGCTTGTCCTAGATACTATTGGGATCGGCCGCCTTGGCCTTGGCGTCGAGGGCGGCGACTATGCCCCGGTTGACCAACTGCTTGAGGCTCTGATCCATGGTCTGCATGCCGTGGGTCATCCCGGTCTGGATGACAGAATAAAGCTGGGCAATCTTGTCTTCCCGGATGAGGTTTCGCACCGCGGGAATACCCATCATAATCTCGTGGGCCGCCACCCGACCCCCGCCGATCCGCTTGAGCAGGGTCTGGGAGATGACGGCGCGCAGGGATTCGGACAGCATGGAGCGTACCATGTCCTTCTCCGAGCCGGGGAAGACGTCGATGATCCTGTCTATGGTCTTGGCGGCCGACGAGGTGTGCAGGGTGCCAAACACCAGATGGCCGGTCTCGGCGGCGGTCATGGCGAGACGTATGGTCTCCAGATCGCGCATCTCCCCCACCAGTATGATGTCCGGATCTTCCCGCAGCGCCGAGCGCAGGGCGTTGGCGAAACTCCTGGTGTCGCGGTGCACCTCGCGCTGGTTGACCAGGCAGCGCTTGTTTTCGTGCACGAATTCGATGGGATCCTCGATGGTGAGGATGTGGTGGTGGAAGTTGTCATTGATGTAATCGACCATGGCCGCCAGGGTGGTGGACTTGCCCGAGCCGGTCGGGCCTGTGACCAGCACCAGGCCGCGGGGGAATTCGGCGATCTTGCGAAACATCTCCGGGGCCCCCAGATCCTCCAGGCTCAGCACTGTACTGGGGATGGTGCGGAACACGGCGCCCGAGCCGCGCGCCTGCTGGAAGGCGTTGACCCG encodes the following:
- the srmB gene encoding ATP-dependent RNA helicase SrmB yields the protein MSQSFDDFDLNPALNRALAEMGFTRPTTIQQMVLEPALDGRDILASAPTGTGKTAAFLLPAMQHLLDFPRRKPGPCRMLILTPTRELALQVSAHAKALAVHTHLSIETIIGGVSHEEQLPALTKTTDIVVATPGRLLEYIDKEEFESHDIEVLVLDEADRMLDMGFVKDVNRIVAEARYRKHTMLFSATLEGAGLEKFANEILKEPVELHAEPPRSERRPITQWVHLADDAAHKLALLIHILKDPETQKAIVFVKTRERLAELSGQLQAAGVSCAWIRGEMEQSKRIESIRKFHAGEVPFLIATDVAARGIDLPNVSHVINYDMPYGTDVYVHRIGRTGRAGNRGCAISLVEAHDMAMVSKIERYTEERLKRRVIDVLRPKHKEARVPVKKKKPKDGKKKSAKKKK
- a CDS encoding Rsd/AlgQ family anti-sigma factor — encoded protein: MLTELEQTKRALAGKHRAIDDWLDARQALLVEYMRLAGLMPARSKQRSLPGHVDLQRFCEQLVDYVSAGHFEIYNHVVTAFEQASGDKLELAKRIYPHIRACTEFALEFNDKYSNADEAQLLLLDEDLNQLGPVLEDRFKQEDRLVKALQVVESLSHPQP
- a CDS encoding tRNA1(Val) (adenine(37)-N6)-methyltransferase, which translates into the protein MGRNSGFTFKQFHIDHDRCAMKVGTDGILLGAWAPIAAARRVLDIGTGSGLIALMLAQRSHADCHIDGVELDKDAVAQARANVAASPWPTRVGIIESAIQDYQAAPYDLIVSNPPYFVAGQSFSDPARALARHTGALGSRDLLAACARLLTADGRVALVLPTAMADEILCISADYDLYGVCYTAVITRAGKAANRVLLLLGRGLSRCERGEIVIHSTAGGYSDRYIQLTHPFYLKM
- a CDS encoding PilT/PilU family type 4a pilus ATPase, with protein sequence MNMDVLLAELVAQKGSDLFITVDAPPTLKVNGRLVSLGDKPLDRPAALALVRESLDAEHFERYLHSREANYAIHREALGRFRVSAFWQQDMPGMVLRRIETHIPSFGELVLPPILQEVAMAKRGLVLFVGATGAGKSTTQAAMIGYRNQHGDGHILTVEDPVEFVHQHGRCLITQREVGIDTESFDVALKNSMRQAPDVILIGEIRNQETMELAIQFAETGHLCLATLHANNANQALDRILHLVPEAKHRQFLFDLSFNLRAIVAQQLLPCTDGSRRVAAFEILLNTPLITDIIRKGEMHRLKEVMTKSSELGMQTFDQALFALFCAGQIGYSEALAHADSANDLRLLIKLSGREQLGAGSLDNVTLDE
- the brnQ gene encoding branched-chain amino acid transport system II carrier protein; this encodes MTFAFYLGAGNIIFPPLAGYMAGENLSLAMLGFLVTAVGLPLITILAVAKAGNGWAGMTKLLPAGVATTLAVAIYIIIGPAFAAPRTGLVAYEMGLKPFIGDMGQAGLVVYTLFFFGVAMLVSLNQGKLMDAIGKYLTPVLMILLLTLAVGVFVAPQGTMPAASGDYQHSPLVKGILEGYNTMDTLASLMFGALIVDLLRKKGINDYQSQFKYLAIAGVISAIGLSVVYVSLFQLGNTAAGVASDVSNGGAIVNAYVLSLFGQPGQFILAGIITLACFTTAVGLISACSDFFHNLTGISYQKLVVLLGSICAVVANVGLSQLISLSIPVLVAIYPVAVALVLVTFLKGYFGRPRLVFRSVLLVAFLFGCLDGLGAAGMKMDAFAFLPLFDKGLAWLLPTLLACGLGVLVRTGDKLAAEAA
- the tapT gene encoding type IVa pilus ATPase TapT, with amino-acid sequence MDITELLAFSVKHKASDLHLSAGVPPMIRVDGEVRKINLPALEHREVHALIYDIMNDHQRKELEENFEVDFSFEVPNLARFRVNAFQQARGSGAVFRTIPSTVLSLEDLGAPEMFRKIAEFPRGLVLVTGPTGSGKSTTLAAMVDYINDNFHHHILTIEDPIEFVHENKRCLVNQREVHRDTRSFANALRSALREDPDIILVGEMRDLETIRLAMTAAETGHLVFGTLHTSSAAKTIDRIIDVFPGSEKDMVRSMLSESLRAVISQTLLKRIGGGRVAAHEIMMGIPAVRNLIREDKIAQLYSVIQTGMTHGMQTMDQSLKQLVNRGIVAALDAKAKAADPNSI
- the dusA gene encoding tRNA dihydrouridine(20/20a) synthase DusA, which codes for MQAQRFSIAPMLDWTDRHCRYFHRLMTRQTLLYTEMVTTGAIIHGKGDYLGYSEQEHPIALQLGGSNPADLARCAKLAEERGYDEINLNVGCPSDRVQNGRFGACLMGEPTLVADCVKAMRDVVSIPVTVKTRIGIDEQDSYEFLQAFIEQVRDAGCETFIVHARKAWLSGLSPRENREIPPLDYPRVYRVKQDYADLTIALNGGVTSLEQTLDHLQHVDGVMMGREAYQNPYLLAQVDSQVFGLGGELPSRHEVVRMMLPYIVSELAKGNYLSHMTRHMLGLFQNMQGARAWRRHLSENACKPGADIQVVLDAMAKVPEFASPLTVE
- a CDS encoding chemotaxis protein CheX, translating into MKADFVNPFLLSLLNVLSTMAQLELKPGAPKRKTDELARGDVSGLIGMVGPQTRGSLSISFEKGLALEIMRRMLGEAPATLNEEVTDMVGEITNMVTGGAKRMLGEKGYEFDMATPIIVSGPNHTITHRADGAKIMMPFDSDYGRATIEICFE
- the yaaA gene encoding peroxide stress protein YaaA, which gives rise to MLIVVSPAKTLDYESPLVTSRFTLPALLDHSARLITRARQLAPDQIASLMKISDKLAGLNAARFAQWQPDFTPSNARQALLAFKGDVYTGLAVEDFSEADLDFAQAHLRMLSGLYGVLRPLDLMMPYRLEMGIRLDNERGKDLYQFWGDIITEHLNQALAAQGSEVLVNLASDEYFKSVRPRALKGRIVTPVFKDEKNGQFKIISFYAKKARGMMARHIIKHRLTEVEQLIGFNAGGYYFVPEESDAHTLMFKRAEN
- the hupA gene encoding nucleoid-associated protein HU-alpha, with translation MNKAQLVDAIAAKADLSKAQAKVALEEIINGITQSLKEGDAVQLVGFGTFKVNHRAGRTGRNPQTGKEIQIAAANVPSFVAGKALKDAVK
- the zur gene encoding zinc uptake transcriptional repressor Zur; this translates as MNQDQLLQRAERLCEQRGIRFTPTRRQVLRLLAAHGNAISAYDLLAQLQQTEAHAKPPTVYRALDFLLEQGFAHKVESLNAFIFCCHFDHAHPMQLLICDRCGEVVELHDPAIDGAFSEQAHLHGFTITNKTIEAHGQCARCSSTVGSQDEG